In Sorghum bicolor cultivar BTx623 chromosome 10, Sorghum_bicolor_NCBIv3, whole genome shotgun sequence, one genomic interval encodes:
- the LOC8076445 gene encoding protein NRT1/ PTR FAMILY 3.1, which translates to MATTPTEGDGEQSKWKQGGYKTLPFIMANEICDRFATAGFNANLITYLTQQLHMPLVEASNTLTNFGGTTSLTVVLGAFAADAFIGRFWSIVAGSLFYQLGMLGLVMSAVVPSLRPAPCPASTPAACPRASGGQLAVLYLSMLCACLGTGGIRPSVVAFGADQFDDDQHGAAAAAAWADRKRRYFNVYFFTMGSAALLALTLVVYIQDNVGWGWGFGIPAISMFVSIVVFLVAYPLYVRAKPGGSPFTRLLQVLVAAFRKRNAAVPEDTGMLYQDKELDALISTKGRLLHTDKLRFLDRAAIVTPGDVSESGGRPNPWRLSTVHRVEELKSIARMLPIWSAGIVLATAGSHNGSFTIMQARTMERHITGSLEIPPATLSIFTTGTTLVSIILYDRVFVPVARCVTGRPSGVTYFQRMGIGLTIAVFGVGAAALVETRRRGVAADHGLLDTPKAVVPMSVFWLVPQYAVHGVADAFASVGQMEFLYDQAPESMRSTAVALFWLCGSLGSYLSTVLVTVVQRATRRHGDWLQDNINRGRIDNYYWLITFIMLLNLGHYLCCFYFYTLKPLEVQADDEHKERDDDLHPEQKNNGIMESVNIA; encoded by the exons ATGGCGACCACACCAAcagagggagatggagagcaGAGCAAGTGGAAGCAGGGAGGCTACAAGACCCTGCCATTCATCATGG CGAACGAGATCTGCGACCGCTTCGCGACGGCCGGCTTCAACGCCAACCTGATCACGTACCTGACGCAGCAGCTGCACATGCCGCTGGTGGAGGCCTCCAACACGCTCACCAACTTCGGCGGCACCACCAGCCTGACGGTCGTCCTCGGCGCGTTCGCCGCCGACGCCTTCATCGGCCGGTTCTGGAGCATCGTCGCGGGCTCCCTCTTCTACCAGCTCGGCATGCTCGGCCTCGTCATGTCCGCGGTCGTCCCATCGCTCCGCCCCGCGCCGTGCCCGGCCTCCACCCCGGCCGCGTGCCCGCGCGCCTCCGGTGGCCAGCTCGCCGTGCTGTACCTGTCCATGCTGTGCGCGTGCCTCGGCACCGGCGGGATCCGGCCCAGCGTCGTCGCGTTCGGCGCCGACCAGTTCGACGACGACCAGcatggcgcggcggcggcggcggcgtgggccGACCGGAAGCGCCGCTACTTCAACGTCTacttcttcaccatggggtcGGCGGCACTGCTGGCGCTGACGCTGGTCGTGTACATCCAGGACAACGtcgggtgggggtgggggttcGGGATCCCGGCCATCAGCATGTTTGTCTCCATCGTCGTGTTCCTGGTGGCGTACCCGCTCTACGTCAGGGCCAAGCCCGGCGGCAGCCCGTTCACGAGGCTCCTACAGGTCCTCGTCGCCGCGTTCAGGAAGCGCAACGCCGCCGTGCCTGAGGACACCGGCATGCTGTATCAGGACAAGGAGCTGGATGCGCTCATCTCTACCAAAGGCAGGCTCCTCCACACTGACAAGCTCAG GTTCTTGGACCGGGCGGCGATCGTGACGCCGGGCGACGTCTCCGAGTCCGGCGGGCGGCCCAACCCGTGGCGGCTGTCGACGGTGCACCGCGTGGAGGAGCTCAAGTCCATCGCCCGCATGCTGCCCATCTGGTCGGCGGGCATCGTCCTGGCCACCGCCGGCTCGCACAACGGCTCCTTCACCATCATGCAGGCGCGCACCATGGAGCGCCACATCACCGGCAGCCTGGAGATCCCTCCGGCGACGCTGTCCATCTTCACGACCGGGACCACGCTGGTGAGCATCATCCTGTACGACCGCGTGTTCGTGCCCGTGGCGCGCTGCGTGACGGGCCGGCCGTCCGGGGTCACCTACTTCCAGCGCATGGGCATCGGGCTCACCATCGCCGTCTTTGGCGtcggcgcggcggcgctggtggagacgaGGCGGCGCGGCGTCGCGGCCGACCACGGGCTCCTGGACACCCCCAAGGCCGTGGTGCCGATGAGCGTGTTCTGGCTGGTGCCGCAGTACGCCGTCCACGGCGTCGCCGACGCGTTCGCGTCGGTGGGGCAGATGGAGTTCCTGTACGACCAGGCGCCCGAGAGCATGCGCAGCACGGCCGTGGCGCTCTTCTGGCTCTGCGGCTCCTTGGGGAGCTACCTGAGCACGGTGCTCGTGACGGTGGTGCAGCGCGCCACGAGGAGACACGGCGACTGGCTGCAGGACAACATCAATCGGGGCAGGATCGACAACTACTACTGGCTCATCACCTTCATCATGCTGCTCAACTTGGGCCACTACCTCTGCTGCTTCTACTTCTACACCTTGAAGCCACTGGAGGTGCAAGCCGACGATGAACACAAGGAACGTGATGATGACCTCCACCCTGAACAGAAAAATAATGGAATAATGGAGTCCGTCAATATAGCATAA